A section of the Deltaproteobacteria bacterium genome encodes:
- the hemG gene encoding protoporphyrinogen oxidase, translating into MKRVVIVGGGVSGLVTAYRIEEAAKREGLEVKVTLLERRDRPGGNIRTERVDGYLIEAGPDCFLSEKPWALALCRETGLGDELLATNEEHRKTYVLSGGRLHELPEGVILMVPTRIVPLLASSLISLRGKLRMAMEPFVPRRKGEADESLGDFVRRRLGREVLEKIAEPLVAGVHAGDPETMSIKSSFPKFVELEERYGSLIIGMLSRIRKMREMKRREGGGGGRGERVTMFMTLRSGLSTLVDRLLELTPSAEVRTGAVAAALRRTARGYEVGLEGGERVEADAVVIAAPAYAAARLVEELDGELAARLLSIPYVSTATVSLGYRRGDVAHPLDGFGFVVPRAEGRAITAASWVSQKFAHRAPEGAALIRCFIGGAKNEELALADEEELSATARRELREIMGIEAEPQVTRVYRWRKAMPQYTTGHAERVKAIRRLTEARPGLFLTGSAYEGIGISDCVRQGGETAGRVVRFLAEKDSP; encoded by the coding sequence GTGAAGAGGGTGGTCATCGTCGGAGGCGGCGTCTCGGGGCTCGTCACGGCCTACCGCATCGAAGAGGCGGCGAAGCGGGAGGGCCTGGAAGTGAAGGTCACGCTCCTTGAAAGACGCGACCGGCCGGGCGGCAACATAAGGACCGAGCGCGTCGACGGCTACCTCATCGAGGCCGGCCCCGACTGCTTCCTCTCGGAAAAGCCCTGGGCCCTGGCGCTCTGCCGCGAAACGGGGCTCGGCGACGAGCTGCTCGCAACGAACGAAGAGCACCGCAAGACATACGTGCTTTCGGGCGGAAGGCTCCACGAACTGCCCGAAGGCGTCATCCTCATGGTGCCCACCAGGATAGTTCCGCTTCTTGCAAGCTCCCTCATATCGCTCCGCGGCAAGCTGCGCATGGCCATGGAGCCCTTCGTCCCCCGCAGAAAGGGGGAGGCGGACGAGAGCCTCGGCGACTTCGTGAGGAGGCGTCTCGGCCGGGAGGTGCTCGAAAAGATAGCCGAGCCGCTCGTTGCCGGAGTCCACGCGGGCGACCCGGAGACGATGAGCATAAAGAGCAGCTTCCCCAAGTTCGTCGAGCTCGAAGAGCGCTACGGGAGCCTCATCATAGGGATGCTCTCGCGCATAAGGAAGATGCGCGAAATGAAGCGCAGGGAGGGCGGGGGGGGCGGTCGAGGGGAGCGGGTCACCATGTTCATGACCCTGCGAAGCGGGCTCTCGACACTCGTAGATCGGCTCTTGGAGCTGACCCCATCCGCGGAGGTCCGCACCGGCGCCGTAGCCGCGGCCCTGCGGCGCACGGCCCGCGGCTACGAGGTGGGCCTTGAGGGAGGCGAGCGGGTCGAGGCCGACGCCGTGGTCATAGCCGCGCCGGCCTACGCGGCCGCCCGGCTCGTCGAAGAACTCGACGGCGAGCTCGCCGCAAGGCTCCTCTCCATACCCTACGTATCGACGGCCACCGTCTCGCTCGGCTACAGGCGAGGCGACGTGGCTCACCCGCTCGACGGCTTCGGCTTCGTCGTGCCCCGCGCCGAGGGGCGCGCCATCACGGCCGCCTCCTGGGTGTCGCAGAAGTTCGCCCACCGGGCCCCCGAAGGCGCGGCCCTCATACGCTGCTTCATCGGCGGCGCGAAGAACGAGGAACTCGCCCTGGCGGACGAAGAGGAGCTTTCGGCCACGGCGCGGCGCGAGCTGCGGGAGATAATGGGCATAGAGGCCGAGCCGCAGGTGACGAGGGTGTACCGCTGGCGCAAGGCCATGCCCCAGTACACCACGGGACACGCCGAGAGGGTGAAGGCGATCCGCCGTCTCACGGAGGCGAGACCCGGCCTCTTCCTCACGGGCAGCGCCTACGAAGGCATCGGCATAAGCGACTGCGTGAGGCAGGGCGGCGAGACGGCCGGGCGGGTCGTGAGGTTCCTCGCCGAAAAGGACTCTCCATAG
- a CDS encoding methyltransferase domain-containing protein: MSDDIRATVERFYSEAATEPRPGLCCPVSVPREEVAHIPEELFDISYGCGSPVLAAGLAPGMTLLDLGCGAGVDCFIAAKLVGGGGRVIGVDMTDEMLRRAREAAIRICENLGYDVVEFRKGFLEKIPVEDGSVDVVTSNCVINLSPHKDRVMREIYRVLKDSGTFCISDVVAGKEIPPEIRADSRLWGECIAGAVREEEFIETARAAGFYGIKTEGKYLYRRVEGIDFHAVTIRGYKLARGEICVYRGHMAVYNGPFSSVCDDEGHTFPAGRPVEVCTDTAERLRRPPYRDHFTVIEPGETARAAPCKVGDMKTGCC, translated from the coding sequence ATGTCCGACGACATAAGAGCGACGGTTGAGAGGTTCTACTCCGAGGCCGCCACCGAGCCCAGGCCGGGGCTGTGCTGCCCCGTATCGGTGCCCAGGGAGGAGGTCGCCCACATCCCCGAGGAACTCTTCGACATATCCTACGGCTGCGGCAGCCCCGTGCTCGCCGCGGGCCTTGCCCCGGGCATGACGCTCCTCGACCTGGGCTGCGGAGCCGGCGTGGACTGCTTCATCGCCGCGAAACTCGTGGGCGGCGGGGGCCGCGTCATAGGCGTCGACATGACCGACGAGATGTTGCGCCGCGCCAGGGAGGCGGCCATCCGCATCTGCGAAAACCTCGGCTACGACGTCGTGGAGTTCAGAAAGGGCTTTCTCGAAAAGATACCGGTCGAAGACGGCTCGGTCGATGTCGTCACATCCAACTGCGTCATAAACCTCTCGCCCCACAAGGACAGGGTCATGCGGGAGATTTACAGGGTCCTGAAGGACTCCGGCACCTTCTGCATATCGGACGTGGTGGCCGGCAAGGAGATCCCCCCGGAGATACGCGCCGACAGCCGCCTCTGGGGCGAATGCATCGCCGGCGCCGTGCGCGAGGAGGAGTTCATCGAGACGGCCCGCGCCGCCGGCTTCTACGGCATAAAGACGGAGGGCAAGTACCTGTACAGGAGGGTGGAGGGCATAGACTTCCACGCCGTGACCATTCGGGGATACAAGCTCGCAAGAGGGGAGATCTGCGTCTACCGGGGCCACATGGCGGTCTACAACGGTCCCTTCAGCTCGGTGTGCGACGACGAGGGGCACACGTTTCCGGCCGGCAGGCCCGTTGAGGTCTGCACGGACACGGCCGAGCGGCTGAGACGCCCCCCCTACCGGGATCACTTCACAGTCATCGAACCCGGGGAGACGGCCCGCGCCGCGCCGTGCAAGGTCGGCGATATGAAGACAGGGTGCTGCTGA
- the bcsS gene encoding cellulose biosynthesis protein BcsS, translating into MARPVEGRQRGRRGEGRMAEEESAVGAGGGEVRRARRGSRDLAGRKRALVAALSLAAVLAPAQGAAQGAADAIAGFERDGRGQGFAYTGLIASRPASGRYGLVRKLFVGRLSYSFRSGGRELGGRQTMVLPAAGARLTEGDCTVTWSVGADLRESRVERLRRPPLRSRDAGVSFQVEAYRWGRGFSSVSFIASFSTVDGFLWARLRAGHGIGRLGGHIRLSGGWEAVIMGNDAFNAAQSGLVVELADTSTTLSVLVKAGLKSASVYDTWYWGLELYRRF; encoded by the coding sequence ATGGCTCGGCCTGTCGAAGGACGGCAACGGGGCCGTCGAGGCGAGGGTCGTATGGCAGAGGAGGAGTCTGCGGTCGGTGCGGGCGGGGGTGAGGTTCGTCGAGCAAGGCGGGGGAGCCGCGATTTGGCGGGCCGCAAGAGAGCTCTCGTAGCGGCGCTGTCCCTTGCGGCGGTGCTCGCCCCTGCGCAGGGGGCGGCGCAGGGGGCGGCGGACGCCATAGCGGGCTTCGAGCGCGACGGCCGCGGCCAGGGCTTCGCCTACACGGGCCTCATCGCCTCAAGGCCCGCAAGCGGCCGCTACGGTCTGGTAAGGAAGTTGTTCGTCGGGAGGCTGAGCTACTCCTTCCGGTCTGGCGGGAGGGAGCTCGGCGGGCGGCAGACCATGGTCCTGCCCGCCGCGGGAGCAAGGCTTACCGAGGGGGACTGCACCGTCACCTGGAGCGTGGGGGCGGACCTGCGCGAAAGCCGCGTGGAGCGGCTGCGGCGGCCGCCGCTTCGCAGCCGCGACGCCGGCGTCTCATTCCAGGTGGAGGCCTACCGCTGGGGCCGCGGCTTCTCGTCGGTGAGCTTCATTGCGAGCTTCAGCACCGTGGACGGCTTCCTGTGGGCCAGGCTCAGGGCCGGACACGGCATCGGCCGCCTCGGCGGGCACATCCGCCTGAGCGGCGGCTGGGAGGCTGTCATCATGGGCAACGACGCCTTCAATGCCGCCCAGAGCGGACTGGTGGTCGAGCTCGCGGACACGTCCACGACCCTATCCGTGCTCGTCAAGGCGGGGTTAAAGAGCGCGAGCGTCTACGACACGTGGTACTGGGGCCTCGAACTCTACCGCCGTTTCTGA